Proteins encoded within one genomic window of Halodesulfurarchaeum formicicum:
- a CDS encoding tRNA sulfurtransferase encodes MQVPGADVVIVRHGDIGVKSSRVQSWMEETLAANLEATLDAWDVPGRVEQHWGRLFVRTREPEMAARAAATVFGIVSASPARTVEPTLDAISEALAETARATYDGGSFAVDASRAGDHDFTSQDVGRVGGDAIWTAVADEFEPEVDLDDPDHRFEVEVRDGEAYVFTERFDGPGGLPVGTQEPLVALVSGGIDSPVAAWLAMKRGAPVIPVYLDLGPYGGADHRARAIETVSRLAAHAPGQDWSLRIAPIGEPLEALDDRVGDTRMLSVRRLMLMVAGEIAAETGARGIVTGESIGQKSSQTVTNLQVTDRVTDWPVHRPLLALDKQEIIAKARKIGTYETATVDAGCNRIAPDQPETQAPIERVEGAEPDELPAWARQAAAAVDIQAIEPSVDLHKP; translated from the coding sequence ATGCAGGTACCGGGAGCGGACGTGGTCATCGTCCGCCACGGGGACATCGGGGTCAAGTCCAGCCGGGTCCAGTCCTGGATGGAGGAGACCCTGGCAGCGAACCTCGAGGCGACCCTCGACGCCTGGGACGTTCCCGGCCGCGTCGAGCAGCACTGGGGCCGGCTCTTCGTCCGGACTCGGGAGCCCGAGATGGCCGCCAGGGCGGCGGCGACCGTTTTCGGGATCGTGTCGGCCAGCCCCGCACGCACCGTCGAGCCGACCCTCGACGCGATCAGCGAGGCCCTGGCCGAGACCGCGCGGGCGACCTACGACGGGGGCTCGTTTGCCGTCGACGCGAGCCGGGCCGGCGACCACGACTTTACGAGCCAGGACGTCGGCCGGGTCGGGGGCGACGCGATCTGGACGGCCGTCGCGGACGAGTTCGAGCCCGAAGTCGACCTGGACGACCCCGACCACCGCTTCGAGGTCGAAGTGCGGGACGGCGAGGCCTACGTCTTCACCGAGCGGTTCGACGGGCCGGGTGGCCTCCCCGTCGGCACCCAGGAACCGCTGGTCGCGCTGGTGAGCGGCGGGATCGACTCGCCAGTCGCGGCCTGGCTCGCGATGAAGCGTGGCGCACCCGTCATCCCCGTCTATCTCGATCTCGGGCCGTATGGTGGGGCCGACCATCGCGCCCGGGCCATCGAAACCGTCTCGCGGCTGGCCGCCCACGCACCGGGACAGGATTGGTCGCTGCGGATCGCGCCGATCGGGGAGCCACTCGAAGCCCTCGATGACCGGGTTGGGGACACCCGGATGCTCTCGGTCCGGCGGCTCATGCTGATGGTCGCGGGGGAGATCGCCGCCGAGACCGGGGCCCGCGGAATCGTCACCGGGGAGTCGATCGGCCAGAAATCCAGCCAGACGGTGACCAATCTCCAGGTCACCGACCGGGTGACTGACTGGCCAGTCCATCGCCCGCTGCTCGCCCTGGACAAACAGGAGATCATCGCGAAAGCCCGGAAAATCGGCACCTACGAGACCGCAACCGTCGACGCGGGATGTAATCGGATTGCGCCCGACCAGCCCGAGACCCAGGCTCCCATCGAACGCGTCGAGGGGGCCGAACCTGATGAACTGCCGGCCTGGGCGAGACAGGCCGCGGCGGCAGTAGACATACAGGCCATCGAGCCCTCGGTCGACCTGCACAAGCCATGA
- a CDS encoding DUF5804 family protein, which produces MTEVCLRGQPETDIQEALLAYETARSALAPYQHHHPFENTIAVETVSLGAAISLLNDLDWYLARTTQGTLLRDPSVSTSEWLSRDLAEQVRNGEIPPDATGQYLKVYGLADRELIEPMYVTRREDSIPAYDLADVEATVVVRVTEREFERG; this is translated from the coding sequence ATGACCGAGGTCTGTCTCCGCGGCCAGCCCGAGACTGACATCCAGGAGGCGCTGTTGGCCTACGAGACCGCGCGCTCGGCGCTGGCTCCCTACCAGCACCACCACCCCTTCGAGAACACCATCGCCGTCGAGACGGTGAGCCTGGGCGCGGCGATCTCGCTTTTGAACGACCTCGACTGGTATCTCGCCCGCACCACCCAGGGGACGCTGCTCCGGGACCCCTCGGTCTCGACTTCGGAGTGGCTCTCGCGTGACCTTGCCGAACAGGTTCGAAACGGCGAGATCCCGCCGGATGCCACCGGCCAGTACCTCAAAGTCTACGGCCTCGCGGACCGGGAACTCATCGAGCCGATGTACGTGACCCGCCGCGAGGACTCGATCCCGGCCTATGACCTCGCCGACGTCGAGGCGACCGTCGTGGTCAGGGTCACAGAGCGGGAGTTCGAGCGTGGGTAG